The following are encoded in a window of Miltoncostaea marina genomic DNA:
- a CDS encoding GGDEF domain-containing protein → MAGRRAYDGELDRRPWYQLEDRHGGILAARLAGGAAAAAGVALLPSGHAPAPALTATLACALAAALHVLLWAVPARWPRRLRLAVDLSLVVDAAWVGALTALAGGSRAAVAGLFLVTAMWAALGYSARTGLKAAALASLVFLTLVWHDDGRLWSAASLSRLAFFWIVLAAAITGAAAGERELRVRAERLAVLHASARGLLAAPGRDAMLTIARDAAASLMPAWRAAVRLGPARDGIRLARAGDDGVVVVPVHVDGRPAGAIECRRPLLAGRVHHRIRLREVSALETLAANLGNALWRAELTAAAERQSLTDGLTGLANRRAFDAELARRLAEVGRAEGASSVALCLFDIDHFKSFNDTFGHRAGDGALSAVAGAIAGACRATDIPARYGGEEMAVIMPGLGLADAERAAERIRAAVEATDVPERLVTVSVGVAATSGGCSAELLIEAADRALYEAKRGGRNQVVAGAVAA, encoded by the coding sequence ATGGCCGGCCGGCGCGCCTACGACGGCGAGCTCGACCGCCGCCCCTGGTACCAGCTCGAGGACCGCCACGGCGGCATCCTCGCGGCCCGCCTCGCCGGCGGGGCCGCCGCGGCCGCGGGCGTCGCGCTGCTGCCGTCCGGCCACGCCCCGGCGCCGGCCCTCACGGCGACGCTCGCGTGCGCCCTGGCCGCCGCCCTCCACGTGCTGCTGTGGGCCGTCCCCGCGCGGTGGCCGCGCCGCCTGCGCCTCGCGGTCGACCTGAGCCTCGTCGTCGACGCGGCCTGGGTGGGCGCGCTCACCGCGCTGGCGGGGGGCTCGCGCGCCGCCGTGGCCGGGCTCTTCCTCGTCACGGCGATGTGGGCGGCCCTCGGCTACTCGGCCCGCACCGGCCTGAAGGCCGCGGCGCTCGCCTCTCTCGTGTTCCTCACGCTGGTCTGGCACGACGACGGCCGCCTGTGGAGCGCGGCGTCCCTCTCGCGGCTGGCCTTCTTCTGGATCGTCCTCGCCGCCGCCATCACCGGCGCGGCCGCCGGGGAGCGCGAGCTGCGCGTGCGCGCCGAGCGGCTGGCGGTGCTCCACGCCTCGGCGCGCGGCCTGCTCGCCGCGCCGGGGCGCGACGCCATGCTGACGATCGCGCGCGACGCCGCGGCGTCGCTCATGCCAGCCTGGCGCGCGGCCGTGCGCCTGGGCCCCGCCCGCGACGGCATCCGCCTGGCGCGGGCGGGCGACGACGGCGTGGTCGTGGTGCCGGTGCACGTGGACGGCCGGCCCGCGGGGGCGATCGAGTGCCGGCGGCCGCTGCTCGCGGGCCGGGTGCACCACCGCATCCGGCTGCGCGAGGTGAGCGCCCTGGAGACGCTCGCCGCCAACCTGGGCAACGCGCTATGGCGCGCCGAGCTCACCGCCGCCGCGGAGCGCCAGAGCCTGACCGACGGCCTCACCGGCCTGGCGAACCGCCGGGCGTTCGACGCCGAGCTGGCGCGCCGGCTGGCCGAGGTGGGCCGCGCCGAGGGCGCCTCGAGCGTGGCGCTGTGCCTGTTCGACATCGATCACTTCAAGTCGTTCAACGACACGTTCGGCCACCGGGCGGGCGACGGGGCGCTGTCCGCCGTGGCGGGCGCGATCGCCGGCGCCTGCCGGGCCACCGACATCCCGGCCCGCTACGGCGGGGAGGAGATGGCGGTGATCATGCCGGGCCTCGGCCTGGCCGACGCCGAGCGGGCGGCCGAGCGCATCCGCGCCGCCGTCGAGGCCACCGACGTGCCCGAGCGCCTGGTCACGGTGAGCGTGGGCGTCGCCGCCACGTCGGGCGGCTGCTCGGCCGAGCTGCTGATCGAGGCCGCCGACCGCGCGCTCTACGAGGCCAAGCGCGGCGGGCGCAACCAGGTGGTCGCGGGCGCCGTCGCGGCGTGA